One Glycine soja cultivar W05 chromosome 2, ASM419377v2, whole genome shotgun sequence genomic region harbors:
- the LOC114385946 gene encoding probable lipid-A-disaccharide synthase, mitochondrial: protein MLSKWIPPISLGAKSLLRRKCNLNPNPNIPRVQWFSVSSSKAAPMIEMAARDGELRVFLVAGEVSGDSIASRLMASLKILSPLPIRFAGVGGVKMTSEGLQSLFPIEDISVMGLWELLPHLYRIRVKLNETVKAAALFEPHVVLTIDSKGFSFRFLKQLRARYRQKKLHSPAHFHYVAPSFWAWKGGETRLRGLAEFVDHLLCILPNEDKICRLNGLCATFVGHPVLEDVLELNLRNNSSIHEWKAEGNGEDFRIKHAVPAGATIISLLPGSRMQEVSRMLPIFSNTVELMKDMVPQLMTIIHVAPNEHVENFIADAVHRWPVPVVLISGGTTQLRYDAFSASRAALCTSGTVAVELQLARLPCVVAYRAHILTEWYIWYKAKIQYISLTNILLDKAIIPEALFQSCKPLNLALLLKDLLHDDGCGEEQIIAAQKILKLLWPSERIKLNLLQQNLKTCADYTPSAVAALTILNHGKPMTSI from the exons ATGCTCTCAAAGTGGATCCCTCCAATTTCGTTGGGAGCAAAATCTTTACTGAGAAGGAAATGCAACCTAAACCCAAACCCGAACATCCCGAGAGTGCAATGGTTCTCAGTTTCATCGTCGAAAGCAGCTCCGATGATAGAGATGGCTGCAAGAGATGGGGAACTGAGGGTCTTCCTTGTTGCCGGTGAGGTTTCTGGAGATTCCATCGCTTCTCGCCTCATGGCTTCGCTTAAGATTCTCTCTCCTTTACCTATTCGCTTCGCTGGTGTTGGAGG GGTTAAGATGACAAGTGAAGGATTGCAGTCTTTGTTTCCCATTGAGGATATTTCTGTAATGGGACTTTGGGAGCTATTGCCACATTTGTATAGAATCAGA GTGAAACTGAATGAAACTGTCAAAGCTGCTGCTCTATTTGAACCTCATGTTGTATTAACTATTGATTCTAAGGGCTTTTCATTTCGGTTCTTGAAACAGCTTAGAG CTAGATATAGACAAAAGAAGTTGCATTCGCCAGCACACTTTCACTATGTAGCTCCATCATTCTGGGCATGGAAAGGAGGTGAAACGAGACTCAGAGGACTAGCGGAATTTGTGGATCATTTATTGTGCATACTTCCAAATGAGGACAAAATCTGTAGATTAAATGGATTGTGTGCAACATTTGTTGGGCATCCAGTCCTGGAAGATGTTCTGGAATTGAATTTG AGAAACAATTCCTCGATTCATGAATGGAAGGCTGAAGGAAATGGTGAAGACTTCCGAATTAAGCATGCAGTGCCAGCAG gAGCCACTATCATTAGCTTGCTTCCTGGAAGCAGAATGCAAGAAGTCAGTCGGATGCTTCCGATCTTTTCAAACACAGTGGAACTGATGAAAGACATGGTTCCACAGTTGATGACAATCATTCATGTTGCACCTAATGAGCATGTGGAAAATTTCATAGCTGATGCTGTTCACAGATGGCCTGTGCCAGTTGTATTGATATCAGGTGGAACAACACAACTGAGAtatgatgcttttagt GCAAGTAGAGCTGCGTTATGCACATCTGGGACAGTTGCTGTGGAGCTGCAGCTTGCACGATTACCCTGTGTTGTGGCATATCGTGCCCATATTTTGACAGAATGGTATATTTGGTACAAAGCGAAGATACAGTATATATCACTTACCAATATTCTTTTGGACAAAGCCATTATTCCTGAAGCACTCTTTCAATCTTGCAAACCACTTAACTTAGCCTTGTTGCTCAA AGATTTATTACATGATGATGGTTGTGGAGAAGAACAAATAATTGCAGCCCAAAAGATTCTCAAGCTTCTATGGCCTTCAGAGAGAATAAAGCTCAACCTTCtacaacaaaatttgaaaacttgtgctGATTACACTCCAAGTGCAGTTGCAGCATTGACTATATTAAACCATGGGAAGCCAATGACTAGTATCTAA
- the LOC114385969 gene encoding transcription factor bHLH30-like: MKKELEDHGQCSSPPIINNNIQSYKEHLLLQQQMQQNSDIFGGGGGSKGLMFPPEVVSSILQQQPWSIPPVPSFNPNPVHYNNTNPVHLHEQASSFLVPPPTTTPSPYASFFSSRRVVPSLHFAYEGPSSHHDHHHLRIISDTLGPMVQPGSAAPFGLQAELGRMTAQEIMEAKALAASKSHSEAERRRRERINNHLAKLRSLLPNTTKTDKASLLAEVIQQVKELKRQTSLIVEMSTVPTESDELTVDAIDEDGKFVIKASLCCEDRSDLLPDLIKTLKALRLRTLRAEITSLGGRVKNVLVITGDEEENSNTNNGEQSMQQQYCISSIQEALKAVMEKSGGGDESASGNVKRQRTTTTNNKINILEQSSL; the protein is encoded by the exons ATGAAAAAGGAATTAGAAGATCATGGCCAGTGTTCCTCTCCACcaatcatcaacaacaacattcAAAGCTACAAAGAACACCTTCTTCTTCAACAACAGATGCAACAAAACAGTGACAtctttggtggtggtggtggttcaAAAGGGCTAATGTTCCCACCTGAAGTAGTCTCTTCAATCTTACAACAACAACCATGGTCCATTCCTCCAGTTCCCTCCTTCAATCCCAACCCGGTTCACTACAACAACACAAACCCGGTTCATCTTCATGAGCAAGCATCATCATTTCTTGTCCCTCCTCCCACAACAACACCTTCACCCTATGCAAGCTTCTTCAGCAGCAGAAGGGTTGTCCCTTCTCTCCATTTTGCATACGAGGGTCCCTCTTCTCATCATGATCACCACCATTTGAGGATCATATCTGACACCCTTGGACCCATGGTTCAACCCGGTTCAGCAGCACCCTTTGGACTCCAAGCCGAGCTGGGAAGGATGACTGCTCAAGAAATCATGGAGGCTAAGGCTCTTGCTGCTTCCAAGAGTCACAGTGAAGCTGAAAGAAGACGCAGAGAGAGAATCAACAACCATCTTGCCAAGCTTCGCAGTTTGCTTCCTAACACTACCAAA ACAGATAAAGCTTCATTATTAGCAGAAGTGATTCAGCAAGTGAAGGAGCTGAAGCGCCAAACCTCACTCATAGTAGAAATGAGTACAGTGCCCACCGAATCAGACGAGTTAACGGTGGACGCAATCGACGAAGACGGAAAGTTCGTGATCAAAGCCTCACTGTGCTGCGAAGATAGGTCAGATCTCTTACCTGACCTAATCAAGACGCTAAAAGCATTGAGACTAAGAACCCTTAGGGCCGAAATCACTTCACTCGGTGGACGTGTGAAGAACGTGTTAGTCATAACCGGTGATGAAGAAGAAAATTCGAACACCAACAATGGAGAACAAAGCATGCAACAACAATATTGTATTAGCTCAATACAAGAAGCACTTAAGGCAGTGATGGAGAAGAGTGGTGGTGGGGATGAATCAGCTTCTGGGAATGTTAAGCGCCAAAGGACTACtactactaataataaaatcaatatccTTGAACAAAGCTCTTTATGA
- the LOC114385925 gene encoding rust resistance kinase Lr10-like, translating to MLNFQNLSLLLLALVFLPLKLVISGNQCTDKCGGVSIQFPFYLRNSKLNHTAEYPPGFDLLCTENKKTLILELPNVPTKLAVRKIDYKSQQIQIYDPANCLPSQLLQLSNASISPFQFPSYDYAFKTRRNFSFFRCDSMSSSCPILLLSSYLDVIRFPEILSCTKVKDVLSANWMDQYSLYDPTVTIEWSKPDCKHCETQNQKCKWKNSTKGETECFVCSTNTTPTSTIVLIAAGGIVGLMLLVLTVTCIVCVYHYYEKKGEDQARIEKFLEDYRAMKPTRFTYADIKRITNGFSESLGEGAHGVVFKGMLSREILVAVKILNDTVGDGKDFINEVGTIGKIHHVNVVRLLGFCADGFHRALVYDFFPNGSLQRFLAPPDKKGVFLGWEKLQQIALGVARGIEYLHLGCDHRILHFDINPHNVLLDDNLVPKITDFGLSKLCPKNQSTVSMTAARGTLGYIAPEVFSRNFGNVSYKSDIYSYGMLLLEMVGGRKNIDAEESFQVLYPEWIHNLLEGRDVQISVEDEGDVEIAKKLAIVGLWCIQWNPVNRPSMKTVVQMLEGVGDELIAPPTPFDISGSSRTNDDVPTSRQNFKLEVIDEIQE from the exons atgctCAATTTTCAGAACTTGTCTCTCCTATTACTGGCGTTGGTGTTTCTGCCACTGAAGCTTGTGATCAGCGGGAACCAATGCACGGATAAATGTGGAGGGGTTAGTATTCAATTTCCATTTTATCTCAGAAACAGCAAGCTAAATCACACCGCCGAATATCCCCCTGGGTTCGATCTGCTATGTACGGAAAACAAGAAGACGTTGATACTTGAGCTGCCTAATGTTCCAACAAAATTGGCAGTCAGAAAAATTGATTACAAAtctcagcagattcaaatctacGACCCTGCAAATTGCCTTCCCTCTCAGCTATTGCAACTCAGCAACGCATCAATTTCTCCATTCCAATTCCCCTCATATGATTATGCTTTCAAGACTAGGCGTAACTTTTCCTTCTTCCGTTGCGATTCAATGTCGTCGTCGTGTCCTATTTTGTTACTTTCTTCTTACCTGGACGTTATTAGATTCCCTGAAATACTATCCTGCACCAAGGTGAAAGATGTTTTGTCTGCCAACTGGATGGATCAATATTCGCTTTATGACCCGACCGTGACTATAGAATGGTCGAAACCTGACTGCAAACACTGTGAAACACAAAACCAGAAATGTAAATGGAAGAATAGTACCAAAGGTGAAACTGAATGTTTCGTTTGCTCAACAAACACGACTCCCACATCAACTATTGTACTCATTGCTGCAG GAGGAATAGTTGGTTTGATGCTTTTGGTACTTACGGTCACTTGCATTGTTTGTGTGTATCACTATTAtgagaagaaaggagaagatcaaGCTAGAATAGAGAAATTCTTGGAGGATTATAGGGCAATGAAGCCCACGAGATTCACTTATGCTGACATTAAGAGAATCACAAATGGGTTTAGTGAAAGCTTAGGGGAAGGAGCTCACGGAGTAGTGTTCAAAGGAATgctctctcgagaaattctggTTGCTGTGAAGATACTCAACGACACAGTGGGAGATGGGAAGGATTTCATAAATGAAGTGGGAACCATAGGGAAAATTCATCACGTTAACGTTGTTCGCTTGCTTGGATTTTGTGCGGATGGGTTCCATCGCGCACTCGTTTATGATTTCTTCCCAAACGGGTCACTGCAGAGATTCTTGGCTCCACCAGACAAGAAGGGTGTTTTTCTTGGCTGGGAGAAGTTGCAACAAATTGCTCTTGGTGTTGCCAGAGGAATTGAGTATCTCCATCTTGGTTGTGATCATAGAATACTTCACTTTGACATCAATCCTCACAATGTTTTGTTGGATGACAACTTGGTCCCAAAAATCACTGACTTTGGACTTTCCAAATTGTGTCCCAAAAATCAAAGCACAGTGTCAATGACTGCAGCCAGGGGAACTTTGGGCTACATTGCCCCTGAAGTTTTCTCAAGGAACTTTGGTAACGTGTCTTACAAGTCTGACATCTACAGTTATGGAATGTTACTGCTAGAAATGGTTGGAGGAAGAAAGAATATAGATGCTGAGGAAAGTTTTCAAGTTTTGTACCCTGAATGGATCCATAATTTGCTTGAAGGTAGAGACGTGCAAATTAGTGTTGAGGATGAGGGAGATGTTGAAATTGCAAAGAAACTCGCCATTGTAGGACTTTGGTGCATTCAGTGGAATCCAGTGAACCGTCCATCCATGAAAACGGTGGTACAAATGCTTGAAGGGGTTGGAGATGAATTAATTGCACCCCCTACTCCTTTTGACATCTCTGGATCTTCTAGAACAAATGATGATGTTCCAACAAGTCGTCAGAATTTCAAGTTGGAAGTTATTGATGAAATACAAGAGTAA